The Streptomyces sp. NBC_01197 genome window below encodes:
- a CDS encoding cupin domain-containing protein: MKAFRLDELEAERAANDGAYLQFLRERNMSVGLYALDAGATDRQQPHGQDEVYFVVSGRASITVGTETTEVARGGVVYVPAGVTHKFHHISEDLRVLVVFSPPES, from the coding sequence ATGAAAGCATTCCGGCTGGACGAACTGGAGGCGGAGCGTGCTGCCAACGACGGCGCGTATCTGCAGTTCCTGCGCGAACGGAACATGTCGGTGGGGCTCTACGCGCTGGACGCGGGAGCGACCGACCGCCAGCAGCCGCACGGCCAGGACGAGGTGTACTTCGTGGTGAGCGGACGGGCGTCGATCACGGTCGGTACGGAGACGACCGAGGTCGCGCGGGGCGGGGTGGTGTACGTACCCGCCGGGGTGACGCACAAGTTCCACCACATCTCCGAGGACCTGCGGGTTCTGGTGGTCTTCTCGCCGCCCGAGAGCTGA
- a CDS encoding IclR family transcriptional regulator, producing the protein MATAPHTAAPTLVGSVQRALRLLEAVSSHSGVAPAKQLAREAGLPLPTAYHLLRTLAHEGYVRRENGVFVPGAAAERAESLNSWRDALGVPIYFAAYREGEIDLVAVADTPAAPAVEEWADFRETGHAHALGQRLLSRLDEASRRDHPDRHPVRPLTRCSVRDRCVLLRRLAATERTQPVVEQQESALGTGCAAIPVAVGPGAAVIAVSGPVHRQVRLLSAAKTLRSEAGALLDSLAFSISI; encoded by the coding sequence TTGGCCACAGCGCCTCACACCGCTGCGCCGACACTGGTCGGCTCGGTGCAGCGCGCGCTCAGACTGCTGGAGGCCGTCAGCTCCCACAGCGGCGTAGCCCCCGCGAAACAGCTCGCCAGGGAGGCTGGACTCCCCCTCCCGACCGCCTATCACCTGCTGCGCACCCTGGCCCACGAGGGCTATGTGCGCCGGGAGAACGGCGTGTTCGTCCCCGGAGCCGCCGCCGAGCGGGCCGAATCGCTCAACTCCTGGCGGGACGCGCTCGGGGTACCAATTTATTTTGCGGCCTACCGCGAGGGTGAGATCGACCTCGTCGCGGTCGCCGACACACCCGCCGCGCCCGCCGTCGAGGAGTGGGCGGACTTCCGGGAAACCGGTCATGCACACGCCCTCGGCCAGCGTCTGCTGAGCCGGCTCGACGAAGCCTCCCGCAGAGATCATCCGGACCGCCATCCGGTGCGTCCGCTGACCCGCTGTTCGGTACGTGACCGGTGCGTCCTGCTGCGAAGACTGGCTGCGACGGAACGGACACAACCGGTTGTCGAGCAGCAGGAGTCCGCACTCGGAACCGGCTGTGCGGCCATCCCGGTCGCGGTCGGTCCAGGTGCTGCGGTGATAGCCGTCTCGGGCCCGGTGCACCGGCAAGTACGGTTGCTCTCCGCTGCTAAAACGTTACGGTCCGAGGCCGGGGCTTTGCTCGATTCGCTTGCGTTCTCTATCAGTATCTGA
- a CDS encoding DUF5326 family protein, which translates to MAVREIFAGMPWWVKWVAVPVLVLIVFGGLIATVIGFVIGLLFKALLLVALVAGLIYVVRKFTSSSSSRNDW; encoded by the coding sequence ATGGCGGTCCGAGAGATTTTCGCGGGAATGCCGTGGTGGGTGAAGTGGGTAGCGGTGCCCGTTCTCGTGCTGATCGTGTTCGGCGGTCTCATCGCGACCGTCATCGGCTTTGTGATCGGGCTGCTCTTCAAGGCCCTGCTCCTGGTGGCGCTCGTCGCCGGACTGATCTACGTCGTACGGAAGTTCACCTCGTCCTCGTCCTCGCGGAACGACTGGTAG
- the hisC gene encoding histidinol-phosphate transaminase codes for MSQKSPRLRAALDGIPAYVPGRPAAAGGPVAYKLSSNENPYPPLPGVMESAIAAAGSFNRYPDMACTVLVNELAERFGVPVSHLATGTGAVGVAQSLLQITSGPGDEVIYAWRSFEAYPIITRISGATAVQVPLDSGDVHDLDAMADAITERTRMIFVCNPNNPTGTVVRRAALERFLDRVPSDVLVVIDEAYREFNRDIEMPDGIELYRDRPNVAVLRTFSKAYGLAGLRVGFAIAHEPVAAALRKTAVPFGVSQLAQDAAVASLRAEDELLGRVGSLVAERTRVYEGLVGQGWTVPETQANFVWLRLGGRTADFAAACEKAGVVVRPFAGEGVRVSIGETEGNDLFLQAAAAFRKEL; via the coding sequence GTGAGCCAGAAGAGCCCCAGGCTGCGCGCCGCGCTGGACGGCATTCCCGCGTACGTTCCGGGCAGGCCGGCCGCCGCGGGCGGCCCCGTCGCCTACAAGCTGTCCTCCAACGAGAACCCGTATCCACCGCTGCCGGGTGTGATGGAGAGTGCGATCGCCGCGGCCGGAAGCTTCAACCGGTACCCGGACATGGCCTGCACCGTCCTGGTCAACGAACTGGCCGAGCGCTTCGGAGTGCCGGTCTCGCATCTGGCGACGGGCACCGGAGCGGTCGGCGTCGCCCAGTCGCTGCTCCAGATCACCTCGGGCCCCGGCGACGAGGTGATCTACGCCTGGCGGTCGTTCGAGGCGTACCCGATCATCACGCGGATCAGCGGGGCGACCGCGGTGCAGGTGCCGCTGGACTCCGGCGATGTGCACGACCTGGACGCGATGGCGGACGCGATCACCGAGCGGACCCGGATGATCTTCGTCTGCAACCCCAACAACCCGACCGGGACCGTGGTCCGCAGGGCCGCGCTGGAGCGTTTCCTGGACCGGGTGCCCTCCGACGTCCTGGTGGTCATCGACGAGGCGTACCGGGAGTTCAACCGGGACATCGAGATGCCCGATGGCATCGAGCTGTACCGGGACCGGCCCAATGTCGCGGTACTGCGGACCTTCTCCAAGGCGTACGGGCTGGCCGGGCTGCGGGTCGGCTTCGCCATCGCCCACGAGCCGGTCGCGGCCGCGCTGCGCAAGACCGCGGTGCCCTTCGGAGTGAGCCAGCTGGCGCAGGACGCGGCGGTCGCGTCCCTGCGGGCCGAGGACGAGCTGCTGGGCCGGGTCGGCTCCCTGGTCGCCGAGCGGACGCGGGTGTACGAGGGGCTGGTCGGCCAGGGCTGGACGGTGCCGGAGACACAGGCGAACTTCGTATGGCTCCGGCTGGGCGGCCGCACCGCCGACTTCGCCGCGGCCTGTGAGAAGGCGGGGGTGGTGGTGCGCCCCTTCGCGGGCGAGGGCGTACGGGTCTCCATCGGCGAGACCGAGGGCAACGACCTCTTCCTCCAGGCGGCTGCCGCCTTTCGTAAGGAGCTGTAA
- a CDS encoding LacI family DNA-binding transcriptional regulator — protein sequence MTAAGKHQVSRAETPRRANRQGRAGIRDVAAAAGVSITTVSDALNGKGRLPDATRRHVREVADRLGYRPSAAARTLRTGKSGLIGLTVTTYGDEPFTFTEFAYFAEMARAATSAALARGYALVILPATSRHSAVDVWSNVALDGTVVIDPSDHDPVVTELVRQGLPVVSDGRPAGTLPVTAWVDNDHEAAVLDLLDHLAAAGARRIGLLTGTTTDTYTRLSTTAYLRWCERVGQDPVYESYPAHDPCAGAVAADRLLARPDRPDAVYGLFDPNGTDLLAAARRYGLRVPEDLLLVCCSESTVYASTEPPITTLSLKPRRIGTAVIQLLIDAIEGINEDHPVEQVIPTELIVRTSSQRRPPRTTVSAPRSPAPD from the coding sequence ATGACAGCAGCAGGGAAGCACCAGGTGAGCCGGGCGGAGACTCCTCGCAGGGCCAACCGGCAAGGACGAGCGGGCATCCGGGACGTGGCCGCCGCCGCCGGTGTGTCCATCACGACCGTCTCCGACGCGCTCAACGGCAAGGGCAGGCTCCCGGACGCCACCCGCCGCCATGTCCGCGAGGTCGCCGACCGGCTGGGCTACCGCCCTTCCGCCGCGGCCCGAACCCTCCGTACCGGCAAGTCCGGCCTCATCGGCCTGACCGTCACCACGTACGGGGACGAACCCTTCACCTTCACCGAATTCGCGTACTTCGCCGAGATGGCCAGAGCCGCCACCTCCGCCGCGCTCGCGCGCGGCTATGCACTCGTCATCCTCCCCGCGACCTCGCGCCACAGCGCGGTGGACGTCTGGTCGAACGTCGCCCTCGACGGCACCGTCGTCATCGACCCCTCCGACCACGACCCCGTCGTCACCGAACTCGTACGCCAGGGTCTCCCCGTCGTGTCCGACGGCCGCCCGGCGGGCACCCTGCCCGTCACGGCCTGGGTCGACAACGACCACGAGGCAGCGGTCCTCGATCTGCTCGACCATCTCGCCGCAGCCGGGGCCCGCCGTATCGGACTGCTCACCGGCACCACCACGGACACGTACACCCGGCTCTCCACCACCGCGTATCTGCGCTGGTGCGAGCGGGTCGGACAGGATCCGGTGTACGAGTCCTACCCCGCCCACGACCCGTGCGCGGGAGCCGTCGCCGCGGACCGCCTGCTCGCCCGCCCCGACCGCCCGGACGCCGTCTACGGACTCTTCGACCCCAACGGCACCGACCTGCTCGCGGCAGCACGGCGGTACGGACTGCGTGTCCCGGAGGACCTGCTGCTGGTCTGCTGCAGCGAATCCACCGTGTACGCGAGCACCGAGCCGCCCATCACGACCCTCTCGCTCAAGCCACGCAGGATCGGTACGGCCGTCATCCAGTTACTCATCGATGCCATCGAAGGGATCAATGAGGACCATCCGGTCGAGCAGGTAATACCGACCGAACTCATCGTCCGGACCTCCTCGCAGCGCCGCCCGCCGCGCACCACGGTCAGCGCGCCCCGCTCCCCGGCACCGGACTGA
- the thiC gene encoding phosphomethylpyrimidine synthase ThiC codes for MTTVDARTPATDQDERKPGWHKGYVAGPEGSRADLRVPVRQVHLTNGQDVTLYDTSGPYTDPTVETDVRRGLAPLRENWIIGRGDTEEYAGRPARPEDDGVKHTSPRGGLRNLDAVFPGRPRQPRRGREGRAVSQLAYAVRGEITPEMEYVAIRENVSPEVVREEIAAGRAVLPANVNHPEIEPMIIGKRFLVKVNANIGNSAVTSSIEEEVDKMTWATKWGADTVMDLSTGRNIHTTREWVLRNSPVPIGTVPLYQALEKVDGQAEELTWEIYKDTVIEQAEQGVDYMTVHAGVLLRYVPLTARRKTGIVSRGGSIMAAWCLAHHKESFLYENFEELSSILASYDVTYSLGDGLRPGSIADANDEAQFAELRTLGELNTVAKRHGVQTMIEGPGHVPMHKIKENIDLQQEICEEAPFYTLGPLTTDVAPAYDHITSGIGAAMIAWWGTAMLCYVTPKEHLGLPNRDDVKTGVITYKIAAHAADLAKGHQDAQKWDDALSDARFEFRWEDQFNLALDPDTAREFHDETLPAEPAKTAHFCSMCGPKFCSMKISQDIRREHGGSQEEIESGMAEKSKEFAASGNRVYLPIAD; via the coding sequence ATGACCACAGTGGATGCACGCACGCCTGCCACCGACCAGGACGAGCGCAAGCCGGGCTGGCACAAGGGATATGTCGCGGGGCCGGAGGGCTCGCGCGCGGATCTCAGGGTGCCCGTCAGGCAGGTGCACCTCACCAATGGGCAGGACGTGACGCTGTACGACACGTCAGGCCCGTACACCGATCCCACCGTCGAGACCGATGTACGGCGCGGGCTCGCCCCGCTCCGGGAGAACTGGATCATCGGCCGCGGCGACACCGAGGAGTACGCGGGCCGCCCGGCCCGTCCCGAGGACGACGGGGTCAAGCACACTTCGCCGCGCGGAGGACTCCGTAACCTCGACGCGGTCTTCCCCGGCCGTCCCCGCCAGCCCAGAAGGGGGCGTGAGGGGCGCGCGGTGAGCCAGCTCGCGTACGCCGTGCGCGGGGAGATCACCCCGGAGATGGAGTACGTCGCGATCCGGGAGAACGTCTCCCCCGAGGTCGTACGGGAGGAGATCGCCGCGGGCCGGGCGGTCCTGCCGGCCAACGTCAACCACCCGGAGATCGAGCCGATGATCATCGGGAAGCGGTTCCTGGTGAAGGTCAACGCCAACATCGGTAACTCCGCGGTCACTTCCTCCATCGAGGAGGAGGTGGACAAGATGACCTGGGCCACCAAGTGGGGCGCGGACACGGTCATGGACCTGTCCACCGGGCGCAATATCCACACCACCCGCGAGTGGGTGCTGCGCAACTCCCCCGTCCCGATCGGCACGGTCCCGCTCTACCAGGCCCTGGAGAAGGTCGACGGCCAGGCCGAGGAGCTGACCTGGGAGATCTACAAGGACACGGTCATCGAGCAGGCCGAACAGGGCGTCGACTACATGACCGTGCACGCGGGGGTTCTGCTGCGGTACGTGCCACTCACCGCACGCCGCAAGACGGGGATCGTCTCGCGCGGCGGCTCGATCATGGCGGCGTGGTGCCTGGCACACCACAAGGAGTCGTTCCTGTACGAGAACTTCGAGGAGCTGTCGTCCATCCTGGCCTCCTACGACGTCACCTATTCACTGGGCGACGGGCTGCGGCCGGGGTCGATCGCGGACGCCAACGACGAGGCGCAGTTCGCGGAGTTGCGCACCCTCGGGGAACTCAACACGGTCGCCAAACGTCATGGTGTACAGACGATGATCGAAGGTCCCGGTCACGTCCCGATGCACAAGATCAAGGAGAACATCGACCTCCAGCAGGAAATCTGCGAGGAGGCCCCCTTCTATACGCTCGGCCCGCTCACCACGGACGTGGCCCCGGCGTATGACCACATCACCTCCGGCATCGGGGCGGCGATGATCGCCTGGTGGGGCACGGCCATGCTCTGCTACGTCACGCCCAAGGAGCACCTGGGGCTGCCCAACCGGGACGACGTGAAGACCGGCGTGATCACGTACAAGATCGCGGCTCACGCGGCGGATCTGGCCAAGGGGCACCAGGACGCGCAGAAGTGGGACGACGCGCTCTCGGACGCACGCTTCGAGTTCCGCTGGGAGGACCAGTTCAATCTGGCTCTCGACCCCGACACGGCAAGGGAGTTCCATGACGAGACGCTGCCGGCCGAGCCGGCCAAGACCGCGCATTTCTGTTCCATGTGCGGGCCGAAGTTCTGCTCGATGAAGATCTCCCAGGACATCCGCCGCGAACATGGCGGAAGCCAGGAGGAGATCGAGTCGGGGATGGCGGAGAAGTCGAAGGAGTTCGCGGCGAGCGGCAACCGGGTGTACCTGCCGATCGCCGACTGA
- a CDS encoding cytochrome ubiquinol oxidase subunit I, whose product MELALSPDTLARWQFGLTTVYHYLFVPLTISLAAITAGFETAWVRKGAEKYFHATKFWGKLLLINLAIGVATGLVQEFQFGMNWSDYSKFVGDVFGAPLAMEALIAFFFESTFIGLWIFGWDKLPKKIHCACIWMVAIGTTFSAYFILAANSWMQHPVGYTIDRATGVAHLNDIWRVLTQKTALVVFTHTMTSAFLTGGAFVVGIASYHLWKIRRARAAGTSTDTKRTRVMRTSLRMGLVMTVTAGILTALSGDQLGKVMFEQQPMKMAAAEALWETQAPAPFSVFAVGNVAAGHNSVELSIPGILSFLAHDDFHTAVPGIHQTAKAEAAKYGGSPDDYVPNIFVTFWGFRLMIGIGLTASVAAAAGLWLTRKKKWLLPEHRTGDDEAPKLMLTAGRELNPFFTKWGWRVGMASLVFPLIANSIGWVFTEMGRQPWTVFGLFKTADSVSPGVSQTAMLISVIVLVTLYAILGWINVRLMKKYAVMGPDTEEQPPAKDPRLRGPFSGPGGPGDRDDDADKPLTFAY is encoded by the coding sequence GTGGAACTAGCTCTGTCGCCGGATACCCTGGCGCGCTGGCAGTTCGGGCTGACCACCGTCTACCACTACCTGTTCGTCCCCCTCACGATCTCCCTCGCCGCCATCACCGCGGGCTTCGAGACCGCCTGGGTGCGGAAGGGCGCGGAGAAGTACTTCCACGCCACGAAGTTCTGGGGGAAGCTCCTGCTGATCAACCTGGCAATCGGTGTTGCCACCGGCCTCGTCCAGGAGTTCCAGTTCGGTATGAACTGGTCGGACTACTCGAAGTTCGTCGGTGACGTCTTCGGGGCGCCGCTCGCGATGGAGGCGCTGATTGCCTTCTTCTTCGAGTCGACCTTCATCGGGCTGTGGATCTTCGGCTGGGACAAGCTGCCCAAGAAGATTCACTGTGCCTGCATCTGGATGGTGGCGATCGGTACGACCTTCTCGGCGTACTTCATCCTGGCGGCCAACTCCTGGATGCAGCACCCGGTCGGGTACACCATCGACCGGGCCACTGGTGTAGCGCACCTCAACGACATCTGGCGCGTGCTCACCCAGAAGACCGCGCTGGTGGTCTTCACCCACACCATGACCTCGGCGTTCCTCACCGGCGGCGCCTTCGTCGTCGGTATCGCCAGCTACCACCTGTGGAAGATCAGGCGGGCCAGGGCCGCGGGCACCAGCACCGACACCAAGCGCACCCGTGTGATGCGCACCTCGCTGCGCATGGGCCTGGTGATGACGGTGACCGCCGGAATCCTCACCGCGCTCTCCGGCGACCAGCTGGGCAAGGTGATGTTCGAGCAGCAGCCCATGAAGATGGCCGCGGCCGAGGCGCTCTGGGAGACCCAGGCACCGGCGCCGTTCTCCGTCTTCGCGGTGGGCAACGTGGCGGCGGGCCACAACTCCGTCGAGTTGTCGATCCCGGGGATACTTTCCTTCCTCGCCCACGACGACTTCCACACCGCGGTGCCCGGCATTCACCAGACCGCGAAGGCCGAGGCCGCCAAGTACGGTGGCAGCCCCGACGACTACGTACCCAACATCTTCGTCACCTTCTGGGGATTCCGGCTCATGATCGGGATCGGGCTCACCGCGTCGGTGGCCGCGGCCGCCGGACTCTGGCTGACCCGGAAGAAGAAGTGGCTGCTGCCGGAGCACCGGACCGGTGACGACGAGGCGCCGAAGCTCATGCTCACGGCGGGCCGGGAGCTGAACCCCTTCTTCACGAAGTGGGGCTGGCGCGTGGGGATGGCCTCCCTGGTCTTCCCGCTGATCGCCAACTCCATCGGCTGGGTCTTCACCGAGATGGGCCGGCAGCCCTGGACGGTCTTCGGTCTCTTCAAGACCGCCGACTCCGTCTCCCCCGGTGTCTCCCAGACGGCGATGCTGATCTCGGTGATCGTCCTGGTCACGCTCTACGCGATTCTCGGCTGGATCAATGTCCGGCTGATGAAGAAGTACGCGGTGATGGGACCGGACACCGAGGAGCAGCCACCGGCCAAGGACCCGCGGCTGCGCGGCCCCTTCTCAGGGCCCGGCGGGCCCGGAGACCGGGACGATGACGCCGACAAACCCCTGACCTTCGCGTACTGA
- the cydB gene encoding cytochrome d ubiquinol oxidase subunit II, with product MGLNDFWFLLIAVLWTGYFFLEGFDFGVGILTRLLARDRRERRVLINIIGPVWDGNEVWLITAAGAMFAAFPVWYATFFSGFYLLLVLILVLLIVRVLSFEYRHKRSEESWQRNWEWVLFITSLLLPFLWGLIFANMVHGVPINSHQDYAGSLGDLLNGYGVLGGLAFTALCTLHGAVFTALKTVGDIRERARAFAAKAAVVTAALAAAFLIWLQADRGDGSTLAALCVALAALIAALVMNARTREGWAFAFTGVAIAATVAALFLSLAPDVMPSSLNAAWSLTIDNAASGHYTLKVMTWVAGIMTPLVLLYQGWTYWVFRKRLGTQHIADAH from the coding sequence ATGGGCCTCAACGACTTCTGGTTTCTGCTGATCGCCGTGCTGTGGACCGGGTACTTCTTCCTCGAAGGCTTCGACTTCGGGGTCGGTATCCTCACCCGGCTGCTGGCCAGGGACCGGCGCGAGCGCCGGGTGCTGATCAACATCATCGGTCCTGTCTGGGACGGGAACGAGGTGTGGCTGATCACCGCGGCAGGCGCGATGTTCGCGGCCTTCCCGGTCTGGTACGCCACCTTCTTCAGCGGCTTCTATCTGCTGCTCGTACTGATCCTGGTGCTGCTGATCGTGCGGGTCCTGTCCTTCGAGTACCGCCACAAGCGGTCCGAGGAGAGCTGGCAGCGCAACTGGGAGTGGGTGCTCTTCATCACCTCGCTGCTGCTGCCGTTCCTCTGGGGGCTGATTTTCGCCAACATGGTCCATGGGGTGCCGATCAACAGCCACCAGGACTACGCCGGTTCGCTGGGGGACCTGCTGAACGGTTACGGGGTCCTCGGTGGACTCGCCTTCACCGCGCTGTGCACCCTGCACGGGGCGGTCTTCACGGCGCTCAAGACCGTGGGCGACATCCGGGAGCGGGCGAGGGCCTTCGCGGCCAAGGCCGCTGTCGTCACGGCGGCTCTCGCTGCAGCGTTCCTGATCTGGCTGCAGGCGGACCGCGGCGACGGGTCCACGCTGGCGGCGCTCTGTGTGGCGCTGGCCGCACTCATCGCGGCGTTGGTGATGAACGCCCGGACCCGGGAAGGCTGGGCCTTCGCCTTCACGGGGGTGGCCATCGCGGCGACGGTGGCCGCGCTGTTCCTCTCGCTGGCGCCGGATGTGATGCCGTCCTCGCTCAACGCTGCCTGGTCTCTGACGATCGACAACGCGGCGTCCGGCCATTACACGCTCAAGGTCATGACCTGGGTGGCGGGCATCATGACGCCGCTGGTCCTGCTCTATCAGGGCTGGACGTACTGGGTGTTCCGCAAGCGGCTGGGCACCCAGCACATCGCCGATGCCCACTAG
- a CDS encoding metallophosphoesterase — MTQGAGLEPAMRTATVRGFRVPPLPASEHVRDAGKAPRYAAGEEPDGYTATQRDLPVISPGGPGDTVVVPIVPEPQPLPAPSEGEGGLGPLYVVGDVHGYLDELLAALRAQGLIDTEGNWAAGNARLWFLGDFTDRGPDGIGVIDLVMRLSAEAAAAGGYCKALMGNHELLLIGAKRFGDTPVNSGAGTATFQAAWLLNGGQKADMDRLQDVHLQWMSRLDAMELEDDHLLVHSDTTAYLDYGDSLEAVNDTVRETLTRNDADECWDLFRKFTKRFAFRDDSGPQAVQELLGVFGGRRIVHGHSPIPYLLGEVGGEDGEDGPRTVIEGPHVYADGLAVAMDGGVTMAGKLLVVQLPLPN; from the coding sequence ATGACTCAGGGGGCCGGTCTGGAACCCGCGATGCGGACGGCGACAGTGCGGGGCTTCCGCGTACCGCCCCTGCCCGCGTCCGAGCACGTCCGCGATGCCGGGAAGGCGCCGCGGTACGCCGCCGGTGAGGAGCCGGACGGGTATACGGCTACCCAGCGGGACCTGCCCGTCATCAGCCCCGGTGGCCCCGGTGACACGGTCGTCGTACCGATCGTGCCCGAACCGCAGCCCCTCCCCGCTCCTTCCGAAGGTGAGGGAGGGCTCGGGCCCCTCTACGTCGTCGGAGACGTCCACGGGTACCTCGACGAACTCCTGGCCGCCCTGCGCGCCCAGGGGCTCATCGACACCGAGGGCAACTGGGCCGCCGGCAACGCCCGCCTCTGGTTCCTCGGCGACTTCACCGACCGCGGTCCCGACGGCATCGGGGTCATCGACCTCGTGATGCGGCTGTCCGCCGAGGCCGCGGCCGCCGGGGGCTACTGCAAGGCCCTCATGGGCAACCACGAGCTGCTGCTCATCGGCGCCAAGCGCTTCGGGGACACACCGGTCAACTCCGGTGCGGGTACCGCGACCTTCCAGGCGGCCTGGCTGCTCAACGGCGGCCAGAAGGCCGACATGGACCGGCTGCAGGACGTCCACCTCCAGTGGATGTCGCGGCTCGACGCCATGGAGCTGGAGGACGACCACCTCCTGGTGCACTCCGACACCACCGCCTATCTCGACTACGGCGATTCGCTCGAAGCGGTCAACGACACCGTCCGCGAGACGCTCACCCGTAACGACGCCGACGAGTGCTGGGACCTGTTCCGCAAGTTCACCAAGCGCTTCGCGTTCCGCGACGATTCGGGACCGCAGGCCGTGCAGGAGCTCCTCGGAGTCTTCGGCGGCCGCCGGATCGTCCACGGTCACAGCCCCATCCCGTACCTGCTGGGCGAGGTCGGGGGTGAGGACGGCGAGGACGGTCCGCGCACCGTTATCGAGGGTCCGCACGTGTACGCGGACGGGCTCGCCGTCGCCATGGACGGCGGCGTGACCATGGCCGGAAAGCTGCTCGTGGTGCAGCTGCCGCTGCCGAACTGA
- a CDS encoding SsgA family sporulation/cell division regulator — translation MSESVQAEVMMNFLVSEELSFRIPVELCYEVSDPYAVRMTFHLPGDAPVTWTFGRELLLDGINAPTGDGDVHIAPSDPAGLSDVHLRLQVGADRALFRAGSAPLIAFLDRTDKIVPLGEERSLGDFDGHLEAALGRILAEENAG, via the coding sequence ATGAGCGAATCGGTCCAGGCAGAGGTCATGATGAACTTCCTCGTCTCCGAGGAGCTCTCCTTCCGTATCCCGGTGGAGCTGTGCTACGAGGTGAGCGATCCGTACGCGGTCCGGATGACCTTCCATCTTCCCGGAGACGCCCCGGTGACCTGGACGTTCGGCCGTGAGCTGCTTCTCGACGGGATCAATGCCCCCACGGGGGACGGCGACGTGCACATTGCGCCCAGTGATCCGGCAGGACTGTCCGACGTCCATCTGCGCCTCCAGGTCGGGGCCGACCGTGCGCTGTTCCGGGCGGGGAGCGCCCCGTTGATCGCCTTCCTGGACCGCACCGACAAGATCGTCCCGCTCGGCGAGGAGCGCAGTCTGGGCGACTTCGACGGACATCTGGAGGCAGCCCTCGGCCGGATCCTCGCCGAGGAGAACGCGGGCTGA